One window from the genome of Magnolia sinica isolate HGM2019 chromosome 4, MsV1, whole genome shotgun sequence encodes:
- the LOC131243504 gene encoding pentatricopeptide repeat-containing protein At2g21090 translates to MRAYMYDEIRNLLPFAMPSLSSSNFIQIPPKQANRSCLVQSIFALCSQNNFKKAIDSLSLLSSRGIRLDTSTLAFLLHQFGTTKSLALAKSVHLHLKLTGRKRPKIFLSNHLIHLYFNCGSHSDARNVFDKMSVRNIFSWNAMLAGYTKLGMLKPARRVFDQMPERDVVSWNTMIIGLARNSSGEEAVGFYMQLRRSSVGSNQFSFAGVLIACVRLEELGLTRQVHGQVLVVGFLSNLVISSSIVDVYAKCGCVDDSRRLFDEMPVRDVLAWTTLVSGYAKCGDLKSAHRLFDDMPVKNAVSWTALIGGYVRNGLEPEALELFKKMVMEGVKPDQYTFSSCLCACASMASLKHGKQTHAHLIRIGFNPNAIVVSTLVDMYSKCGCLEESRRVFNCMAKKEDSVSWNTMIAALAQHGYGEEAIKLFREMVRAGTKPDQITFVVVLTACSHSGLVQEGIQIFECMRRDHGIVPGQEHYACLVDLLGRAGRFVEAIEWIEKMSCEPDARVWNALLGACRIHGNIELGTRAAEHLLELEPQSPAAYVLLSNMYAAVGRWGSVEKVRHLMNERQVRKERAISWIEVDGNVHAFTVSDRLHPLTDAIFAVLEQLAGHMEDVPFIM, encoded by the coding sequence ATGCGTGCATACATGTATGATGAGATCCGAAACCTTCTTCCATTCGCAATgccctctctttcttcctcgaATTTCATTCAAATCCCTCCCAAGCAAGCCAACCGCTCTTGCCTCGTCCAATCCATCTTCGCCCTCTGCTctcaaaataatttcaaaaaagcCATCGACTCCTTATCCCTTCTCTCCTCGCGCGGCATTCGTTTAGACACTTCTACCCTCGCCTTCCTCCTCCATCAATTCGGGACCACCAAATCGCTTGCTCTCGCCAAATCGGTGCACCTACATTTGAAGCTCACCGGCCGAAAACGCCCCAAAATCTTCTTATCAAACCACCTTATTCATCTCTACTTCAATTGCGGCAGCCACAGTGATGCCCGCAACGTGTTCGATAAAATGTCCGTTAGAAATATCTTCTCCTGGAATGCGATGCTCGCTGGGTATACGAAGTTGGGGATGTTGAAGCCTGCACGGAGAGTGTTCGATCAAATGCCTGAACGGGATGTTGTATCGTGGAATACGATGATTATTGGGTTGGCACGGAACAGTTCGGGCGAGGAAGCTGTTGGGTTTTATATGCAGTTGCGGCGGTCTTCGGTGGGGTCTAACCAGTTTAGTTTTGCTGGGGTTTTGATTGCCTGTGTGCGGCTTGAGGAGTTGGGGCTTACTCGGCAGGTTCATGGGCAGGTTTTGGTTGTTGGGTTCCTATCGAATTTGGTTATCTCAAGCTCGATCGTGGATGTGTATGCGAAGTGCGGGTGTGTTGATGATTCACGCcggttgtttgatgaaatgccggTGAGAGATGTGCTTGCTTGGACCACTTTGGTTTCGGGGTATGCAAAGTGTGGTGATTTGAAATCTGCACATAGATTGTTCGATGATATGCCTGTAAAGAATGCTGTGTCTTGGACTGCCTTGATTGGGGGGTATGTTCGGAATGGTCTGGAGCCTGAGGCACTTGAGCTTTTCAAGAAAATGGTAATGGAAGGTGTAAAACCTGATCAATACACTTTCAGTAGTTGCCTCTGTGCTTGTGCCAGCATGGCTTCGCTAAAGCATGGCAAACAGACCCATGCACATTTGATCAGGATCGGTTTCAATCCTAATGCAATAGTCGTCAGCACTCTTGTCGATATGTATTCGAAATGTGGGTGCTTGGAAGAATCTCGGCGTGTTTTCAATTGTATGGCTAAGAAGGAAGATTCTGTGTCATGGAACACAATGATCGCAGCATTAGCACAACACGGTTATGGTGAGGAGGCAATAAAATTGTTTAGGGAAATGGTGAGAGCAGGGACAAAGCCAGATCAGATCACCTTCGTTGTCGTCCTCACTGCTTGTAGCCATTCGGGCTTGGTGCAAGAAGGGATTCAAATTTTTGAGTGCATGAGACGGGACCATGGCATTGTTCCCGGGCAAGAGCATTATGCATGTTTGGTCGATCTTTTGGGCCGTGCAGGACGTTTTGTTGAGGCGATTGAATGGATTGAGAAGATGTCTTGCGAGCCTGATGCTAGAGTTTGGAATGCATTGCTTGGAGCGTGTAGAATTCATGGTAATATAGAATTGGGTACAAGAGCAGCTGAGCATCTTCTCGAGTTGGAGCCTCAGTCTCCTGCTGCCTACGTGCTGCTATCGAATATGTATGCTGCAGTTGGTCGGTGGGGGTCGGTGGAGAAGGTGAGACACCTGATGAATGAGAGACAGGTGAGAAAAGAGCGGGCAATTAGCTGGATTGAAGTCGATGGTAATGTGCACGCATTCACTGTATCAGATCGGCTGCATCCTTTGACAGATGCAATATTTGCAGTTTTGGAACAGTTAGCTGGCCACATGGAAGATGTTCCTTTCATAATGTGA